GGAGTTATGAAGAGAAGAGTGCTTACTTGAGAAAACTGAGTAAAATAGTAAAAGAGACGTCAAAAGAGGCTTTGACAAAGACCAGAATGAATcactaaatatttacaaaacagAGTATCCTCTGTTTTATCATTAGGACTGATGATGCAACTGTGAACAATCTCAAGTCCAAGTTTGCTCTTTGAAtcttttgatttatgttttcttttttgaaatgaTCTTTCTCATTTCGATTTTATAGAAATAATCATATGAATAATAGGTAATGAAAAATCAACATTTATAAGATTTCTTGAACCcccaaaataaaatgaataagattcatctctttctctatttttttttgcttctccATTATAATAAAGATAAACCAACTGTCTCTTTATTACATTGTTTCTTTATTTAGTAGTTGAGacttgagaagaagaagaagaaagataagATAAACTAGAAATGGAAAGGCTGATCCAAATAGCTTGGAAATCCCAAGAACAACTCTTTTTCTTTAGCTATAATCGACTCAACGAACCCATTGCTTAGAGACTCCTCTTCCATTTGAGCATCTGGAGCTGATGTATTAGCCATTGTAGCTACAGCTTCTGCCTCAGAGAACTCATTACCAAACAAGTTGTCTAGTTCTTGATCAGGAAAGTTCTGTTGGTTTTCATTGAAGGTTTCTTGATCAAGAAGAAAGTCAGACCAGGTGAAGTTAACCTCCGAATTCTCCTGAGCTATGGTAGAACAAGTTGAAGAGAACAACGGAGGAGACGAGttagaagaagaggaagaggcgTACATAAACGTAGAGTCTGGCTTGACTTGGTTTGATGACTCAGTCATAAGCTTGATTGCTTGTAGATGAAACATGAGATCTCCTGAATCatttgattgttgttgttgttgttgatgagaATCTTCGTTGAGAGAGGGATTAGGTCCAAGAGATCCGGTTTGGTTCATGGGATTCGGGTTTAGgttaccaccaccaccaccgttgATGTTGCCGTATTCAGCAAGGACATGAGAGAAAGGACGGTGAGTGACATGATCTATTCCCATTTGAGACAGTTTCTTCTTTAGTTTTGAGTTCCAAACCatcttcacttcttcttctgTCTTTCCTGGTAGATGTTGTGCAATAAGTGGCCATCTAAatccagacaaaaaaaaagatcatcaGAATCTGTTAAATCTATTTTGAGTAATTCAAGATATATATAACACAACCTGCTTCCCATTGCCGCATGCATCTTGATGATgagatcttcttcttcaggAGTGAAGCTCTCATGCTTAGCTGCTCCTGCATTATCAGTCTTTCTCACTCTGCAGCTCTTCCCACATCTCCTAAGTCCTATAAATATGTTCACACacacatgtatatatatcatgtcAACATCATGAATAGACAAATGTTTCTGCAACCTATTTTCTTAGGAGTGGATCCGTTCTTGGAGGAGGCAGATGCAGATGCAAATGCAAACTTCTGGGAGGTGTTATCTTCATCTGTCCAAGGATTCTTTGATTTGGAAGAGCAAGATCTCAccatttttctttaaataaaactttttaaTAGAGGAAGTGATTAGTATTGGTTATTTAAAAGCTTTTCTTAACAAAGATGAAGAATGAGGCATGTAATAAGAGTTACAAAGGGAGTGTTGTGAAGAAGGAAGGGATTAGGAGAAATGGGTTTGAAGGTATAAGAAGCGTGTGTGGCAAGAAAGGCATGAATATTCTTCATCTTTCATAAAAAATTACATATGCATGATTTCTTTAATTATAAGTATTATTCcacttttctttattttgacACATCTTTGGTTCCAACTTCTTTATCACAattcattatattattttaaaattttcctaataaaattaaattataatgaaATTGTTGATAACGAAATTCAAAAGCTAGAGATATTGTTCGTCTGGCGAAGGCCATCTTTTTCGattgaaatttgaaatatatgagTTCCTTTAGTAATGGTAACAAGAAAGACAATATTTGAGTCTTCTATGGTGATAATTGATAAGAACATGTTTGTGTAATCATATTGATCTAACTTCATGGAATCATGGGATTTTAAAGCTCATGAATGTGATATGGGACAAGGCAAAGTCTCAAAGGTACGTAGTTTTACCAAAATCCTAAGAGACCATGAACGTGTTCATACAAAAGTTAGAAAAGGTGGATTGTATTGTACACATAATAATTCCACAACATTAAACAGCTCTTAGGAATCTCTGGTTCACCCTCttcattgtttcttttttcaagGTAAGATAAAAATGCTAACCTAATCTACACATACTTCATCTTAGGCCTCTCTGCAACATTCTCCACTTCACTTCTTACCCGCTGCCTGAATAAGTTGACAACAACAGAGCAGAGATGCTTGAATGCAGAACAAGCCAATGAAGTATATCTTACCGTTTAACTTCTCCGGAAATGGGGTTTGACCAGAAATAAACTCGTAAAAGATTGCTTATATCATACAATGGTGACCAGATGGAGCTTTCAGACGAAGAAAGGTCTCCATGTCTTATGAACTGTCTGCCTTATCATCTTCCTTCAAGACAGTACTTGGACCATCATCAAAACCAGATACAGGAGCAAGCTCGTTTAGGTCTAGGAAACGCCTTTTGCCTACTACACcctcagcttcttcttggtcTGTGCCGTTTGATTTGCTAAGTAGATTATTCTCGGCACCATTTGTCGTCTCGGCATAGTCATTGGTGACCTCTCTgggcttttcttcttctcttatttctTCTTCAGAAGATTTTGTTTCAGGGTCATTTGCATTTTCTTCAGAGTCCTCACTTCCCATGGTGAAATCCCCATTCCCTGTTTCATCAGAATGTTCATCTGGCTCAACCAACCGCTTACGTTTTGCCGCTCCTGTTGTTTCTTTGTCTGATTCTGAGAGCTCATATTGTTGGTAATCGATTCTTGTGGCTCTTTTACTACGTCTCAGGCCTGGTCGCAAATCCTTTGACCTTGATCTTGACTTAGTTTCTCTCCGTGGCATTTTCTTAGCCCTTCGGGGTTCATCACTATCTTCTTCGCTATCACTTAGAgaatcttcctcttcctcttcctcttcttcttcttcttcttcctcgtacTCAGCATTGTCTTCATCCCATTTGTACTCTTCATCTCCTTTATCTCCCACTTCCTCTCCCTCAGAGCCACTAGAAGACTTCTTCTGTTTACGCTTCCTCATATATTCTTCATCATAAACTGCTTCCCCAACAATGTCATCATCGCTTTCATATTCTACATCATTGTCTGAAACAGTTTCAACAAAGTCCGTTGCTGAATATCGCTGGGACCGTTGTCTGCGCCTGTTCCTGTCACGACATTATATTCAGTTAGTTCGGACTAAATTCCCTCCAAAGTTCTGGAGGGATGACTGAAG
The sequence above is drawn from the Brassica napus cultivar Da-Ae chromosome A8, Da-Ae, whole genome shotgun sequence genome and encodes:
- the LOC106360169 gene encoding transcription factor MYB35-like, yielding MVRSCSSKSKNPWTDEDNTSQKFAFASASASSKNGSTPKKIGLRRCGKSCRVRKTDNAGAAKHESFTPEEEDLIIKMHAAMGSRWPLIAQHLPGKTEEEVKMVWNSKLKKKLSQMGIDHVTHRPFSHVLAEYGNINGGGGGNLNPNPMNQTGSLGPNPSLNEDSHQQQQQQSNDSGDLMFHLQAIKLMTESSNQVKPDSTFMYASSSSSNSSPPLFSSTCSTIAQENSEVNFTWSDFLLDQETFNENQQNFPDQELDNLFGNEFSEAEAVATMANTSAPDAQMEEESLSNGFVESIIAKEKELFLGFPSYLDQPFHF